CGACATCGGTCAGCGGAATGCCGGCATCCTTTTCGCCGAAATGCAGTTGCGTCGGCACTTGCGGCTTGTCGTCGGCGAAACGAACGACGGCGCCGCCGTAATAGCCGACGGCGGCCGACAGGCCGGAGAGCTTGGTCGCCGCGGCATAGGCGATGCTGCCGCCGAGGCAGAAGCCGATAATGCCGATCGCTCCGACATCCTTCACGGCATCGATCGCGGCCTGGGTATCCCGCAGCATCGCCGCCCAATCCGGATTGGCGACGAATTTGCGCGCGTTCGCCACTTCGTCAGGCGAATAGCCGCTGGTGAAGTCAGGTTCGATGCGGTCGAAGATCGACGGCGCGATCGCCACATAGCCTTCGGCCGCCAGCCGGTCGCAGACCGAGCGGATATGGTGATTGACGCCGAAGATCTCCTGGATCACGACGATAGCCGCCTTCGGCTTTCCCGCGGGGTCGGCGCGATACCCGCCGAGTTTGAAGCCATCCGAAGCCGTCAGTTTGATATCCTGTCCCACGGGTCATCCCTTCTTGTTTTGGGTTGCGCGAAGTCGGTTGTGTGAATGTGCGAAAGCCGCGACTACTGCCACATCCAGTTGTGACCCCAGTCGCCCTTCCAGCCGGCCAGCCTGCCTTTGCGGAATTGCAGAAAGAGCCGGTCTTTCTTGTAGAACAATTCGCTGCCGCCGATGTTGCGGAACGCGAGGAAGATTTCCTCGCCCGGCCGGCCGCGGACGTAATTGAGCGGAGTGCCGAGTGCGCGTGCGGCCTCTTCCGCGTCCATGCCGAACGCCAACGGCGTGTTGTTCGAGAGCGTCGCGGTGAATGGCGGCGGGTACGGGCCGCCGATCGGCGGCAGTTGCTGTGCGCCGGCAGGCGTCAAGCTGCCTGCGATCAAGGCCAAGGCCACAGTGGCAAATGCTCTCATGACGCGGCCTTCCGAGCTGTTCCGGTATCGAGGCCGTCAAGGAACGGCAGCACGGCGTCGATGAAGGCCTGCGGCTGGTCGATGTTGACGGCGTGGCCGGCGGCCGGGATCACCACCTTCTGCGCGCCGGGAATCTTGGCGGCCATGTAATCGGAGGCGGCAAGAAACGGCGTGTCGTCGGCGCCGACCACGATCAGCGACGGCACCTTGACCTCGGGCAGCGATTCGATCACGCGGGCATCGCGCTGGGTCAGCATGCCGCGCGCGGCGCGCGCCAGTCCCGACGCGTCTCTATGGGTGACGCTGGAGCGCTCCCGGCTGGCCGATTTCAGAACCTCCAGTCCCTCGCGCTCGAAGCGGTCGCCGGTGTCATGCGCGCGCTTGTTCCAGACCTCGCGGGCCTCGTCCTTCTTGAAGCCGGGGCCGGTGTCGATAATCAGAAGCGCGCGGACGCGGTCCGGATGGGCGCGGTAGAACGCCAACGACATGTAGCCGCCAAGCGAGAGCCCGCCGACGATCGCTTTCTCGGCGCCGACGGCGTCGAGCAGCGCCGCCATGTCGGCGACCGTCACCGCTTCGCTATAGGCCGCGGTATCCTCGGGGTAACCGGACTGGCCATGACCCCGCATGTCCCACAACACGAGTTTGTGATGTTTCGACAAGGCGGCGATTTGCCCCTGCCACATCCCACTGGTCGATGAATAGCCGTGGGTGAGCAATAGTGGTGGGCCGGAGCCATGCACCTCGTAGTAGATATTGACCCCGTCGCGATCGATTGTCGGCATTCTCGATTTCCCAAAGCAAATGATGCGAAATTCCGGCCGGGCCGTCACCGCCTGCCGCATCCTAGCGCGATCCATTCGGGAATAGGAAATGCGGAAACGGAAGGTGCGCCTGCTGCCCGCGCGCGTGATCGACAGGCACACGATTGAAGCCTTGCCGCAGCGCACAAGCAAGCAACTTCAAAATTTTAATCCCTTCGAACGATTCCAAATTGGATTGCCTCCGGGAAAGTTCGGTATCATTCTGCGCGCCAACTGGCATCGACCCGGTGGGTGCCGGCCAATACCCAAAAGTGAGTTGCCGCCGTAAGCGGCTTCCAACACCGGAAGGGGAGCGCCAATGCCTAATCTCAATATCAATGGGCGGAATATGTCCGTCGAGGCGTCCAACGATACGCCGCTGCTCTGGGTCATCCGCGAGCAATTGCAGATGACCGGTACGAAATTCGGGTGCGGCGCAGGTCTCTGCGGCGCCTGCACGGTTCACCTCAACGGCGAAGCCGTTCGCTCCTGCCAGACCCTGGTCAGCGAGGCCGCCGGCAAGAAAATCACCACCATCGAAGGCCTGTCCGCCAAGGGTGATCATCCCTTGCAGAAGGCCTGGGTCCTCGAGCAGGTCCCGCAATGTGGCTACTGCCAGTCCGGCCAGATCATGCAGGCGGCATCGCTCCTCTCCAAGAACTCCAATCCGACCAAGGAGGAAGTGGTCGCGCATATGGACGGCAATCTGTGCCGCTGCATGACCTATTCACGCATTCAGAAGGCGATCATGCGCGCCGCATCCGAAATGCGTACCGCCTCCAACGCCGGCACCGAGCGGAGGGCAACATGAATACGCACGTGAAAATCACCGATAGCCCGTCCGCCGATCTCAGCCGCCGCTCGTTCCTGGTGGGTTCAGCCGCCACCGGTCTTGTGCTCGGTTATGCCGCCGTCCCCGGCATCGATCAGGCGTTGGCCGCGCCCTCCGCTTTCGAGCCCAGCGTCTGGTTCTCGATTGCGCCTGATGGCCTCGTCACGGTGACTTGCGGCAAGGCCGACATGGGCCAGCACATCGCCTCGACCATGGCGCAGATCGTCTCCGAAGAACTCGGCTCGAGTTGGAAAGACATGCGGGTCCAGCTTGCCTCCAACGATCCGAAGTTCAACGACCCCGTGCTCGGTGCGCAGATTACCGGCGGCAGCTGGAGCACGATGATGAACTTCGATGCGATGAGCCGTGCGGGTGCCGCCGGACGTATCGCCTTGACGGAAGCAGCTGCTAGCGCGATGGGTGTGCCGGCCAGCGAACTGGTGGTGCGCAACTCCACGGTTTCGCATCCGAAGTCGAAGAAGTCGATGAGCTTTGCCG
This portion of the Bradyrhizobium sp. AZCC 2262 genome encodes:
- a CDS encoding (2Fe-2S)-binding protein — encoded protein: MPNLNINGRNMSVEASNDTPLLWVIREQLQMTGTKFGCGAGLCGACTVHLNGEAVRSCQTLVSEAAGKKITTIEGLSAKGDHPLQKAWVLEQVPQCGYCQSGQIMQAASLLSKNSNPTKEEVVAHMDGNLCRCMTYSRIQKAIMRAASEMRTASNAGTERRAT
- a CDS encoding dienelactone hydrolase family protein, whose product is MGQDIKLTASDGFKLGGYRADPAGKPKAAIVVIQEIFGVNHHIRSVCDRLAAEGYVAIAPSIFDRIEPDFTSGYSPDEVANARKFVANPDWAAMLRDTQAAIDAVKDVGAIGIIGFCLGGSIAYAAATKLSGLSAAVGYYGGAVVRFADDKPQVPTQLHFGEKDAGIPLTDVETIKAKRPDVEVHIYPGAQHGFHCDERASYDKASADIAWPRSLAFFAKHLK
- a CDS encoding alpha/beta fold hydrolase, whose protein sequence is MPTIDRDGVNIYYEVHGSGPPLLLTHGYSSTSGMWQGQIAALSKHHKLVLWDMRGHGQSGYPEDTAAYSEAVTVADMAALLDAVGAEKAIVGGLSLGGYMSLAFYRAHPDRVRALLIIDTGPGFKKDEAREVWNKRAHDTGDRFEREGLEVLKSASRERSSVTHRDASGLARAARGMLTQRDARVIESLPEVKVPSLIVVGADDTPFLAASDYMAAKIPGAQKVVIPAAGHAVNIDQPQAFIDAVLPFLDGLDTGTARKAAS